The genomic stretch ACTGTGATTGTCCTGAAAGACAAAGTCCCTTTGGGGCATTTCAACTTCAGATTCATCCTTGCAGTCCCACCTAACATGGCCCTTCGTGGCTGCCAACACCTTTTGGGTTTATTCTTTTGAATGAGCCTGTGGCCTGGACTCTGCTATTTGTATTTTATGGTATTTTTTAGTGGTATACATACatgtctactctctctctctctctctctcaccaccACTCTTCTTCTCTAGGTTTTGAGATCATCTATCCACCAGAATAGCTTACTTGGATTTCATCGTGACAGTGAAAGAGCAGCTAAATGGCCATTGGATGACTTGGTCAACACATGAGTCAGCATCCACAGCAGAGAGAGCATCCAAAATAGTTGGCTTAGGCCTGCTTTAGACTGCCATGACTGCAGAAATTGTCAGAGTTACGCAGAGagaaagggagagggagagggagagagagagtccaAGTGTGAATTTGAATGCTGGGGGACCCCTACCTTCCTCGGTGTTGCAGTTGGACTAGCCTTTGCTCCAAATACCACAGCACGAGCCGACTGCCAGATGAGTACACTGTTCAGCCTCCCTCCAGCAATATTATAGCTTGTCTTCTTCTGACCCTCTGAATCCCCCCTCGCCAACAAGATCTGAGCTTTGGTTCCCCTCCCAATGCTCCCTTCAGCCCTCCCTTTTATTTCTTGTGAAGACCTTGTTCTTTGAAGAGAGTTAAATAAAGGATTCCCAACACATAAAACAAAGTCAAGACAGTGTGTCATCGTAATCCATTCAAAGCACCCCACCCAGTCTACTGTGCAACCATACATTATTTCAAACTTATGTTATATGAACACCACAGCGTTTACAGATCAACCCCATGCATGCGTCAGATTACCTCTCTTGAGATTGACAAACTACTAAAAAGCTTTGGTAATGGTGACTATTGTTTCCATGGGGAGGCAATAAGCTGCTTCACCTGCTTTTGTTTTCCCCCCCTGAGATGGAATTCAATCTTTAGGAAAATGTGTGCTTCTTTTTGAGCCTCGGTGTTGCTTCTTTTTGGGTTCTCCTTTGATGGGTTGCTCGTGATCTCGTTTACTTCGGGAAACGTGTGATCTTTGTGCCTTTGGAGCTGCACCTTTCGATGCCATTCTTTTGTGTTGAAACAAATCAGTTTGCCTATCCTTTTTagttgcaaatcgttgttacttcATAGTGGACAGGAACTGTACTTTCCATTTAATCCTTGTAGGTTTGGCTTCTTCCTTCGTGATACATTTTTGATGAGACAACTGTTCAGATCTTTGCATCTGTTCTAATAAAAGGAGGTATGGGCGGAGGCAATATGGTCACAGGTTGATGTCTCCTCCTCACATGTTGTTGCTCCGAGACATTTGATCTCATCTTCACAGAAATGTGTCAAACTTCTGTACCCGAGATGAACATCCGACACCAGATACATGAACACCCAGCTACGCCCACTCTGTAAGTTGTTCCTTCTaccttccctcttctccttttctgttTCCTCTTCTTTTTGGTTTCTTCAACAAAAATTTCTAGTCCATGAGAACCCATGCCTGGAGTATGTCCTGAACTACTTTCCAATGTGAAATGGGGAAGAACTACTTTCCATGCAGCATGTACTGATTCCGCTTTGTTTTTTGTTTCAATCTGAATCATCTTTTGCTGGAAGTAGAACTCAGCACACTTGCAAGTATTATCAAGTTCTGTAGCCAACTACTGATGGATAAACCAATTCCAGCTGAGGCTCCTCATGACCTTCCTATCACTGATGTTTTCCCATATTCCACTGAACCAAATACAAAGATATTAACCATCAAAATAGCAGGACCTTCATCCGAGAATGGGGAGAAATCTGTCCCCATCTCACCTTCCATATCGATTTCTCCACACTTGAATTCACCTTCTCCACCATCCTCTGCATTTGTCTCAGCATTACAGTCACCGTACATATCTCCGAGAGCCTTAGAACCACCGAGCGAGAACAACACTGTACCGACGACCACAGTCCCATCACCAGTTTCATACTCTGGTTCACATTCTGATGACATCCCAAGCACTTCCTACACTCCTCCATCAGAAAGATACGACTTTGTGGCTGACCAAATCGACCAGAAGCCCAAGTTTTCCGATGCAGCACCGCCTCGTATCTCGTTCTCTTTCCCAGTCCCTCGTATCTCGTTTACAAAATGCTCGGACTCTCCTTCTTCCAATGCCAAGCTCCGTAGCTGTGATGTTTACATTGGATTCCATGGCCTTAACAATAATCTCAGTCGCTTCTGTAAATGGCTCAAGTCTGAGCTTGAGCTCCAGGGAATAGCCTCATTTGTCGCTGATAGGGAAAGGTATTCAGATACTCAGAGACATGAGATTGCTGATCGAGTCATATGCTCCGCGACCTTTGGTGTCATTGTGGTGACACCGTCAAGTTTTCTTAACCCTCTCAGTGTCGAGGAGATAAGGTTCTTTGCTCAGAAGAAAAATCTCATTCCACTATTGTTTGATACTGAGCACTCAGAGATCATGAGTCTCTTTGATGGGAGGTTGGAGGATAAGGAGTGTAGGGAAGCATTTGAAGGGTTGACCAGGTGCAATGAGTTCAAGCTCGAAACAAATGATAGCAACTGGAGAAGCTGCATCGTGAAGGCTGCTGGGATTCTAAAATCAAAACTTGGTAGGAAGAGCAGCACGGTGAAGGAAAACGGAGTTTCTGAAGAATTACCCTTTCCTCGAAACAGACATTTCGGCGGTAGAGAGAAGGAGCTGACAGAAATCGAGGCTGCTTTCTTTGGATGCTGTGAAGTTCATGAAATAGAGTATCCAAATCACGCCCTGGTGAAAGCTGGCTCAAGTGATGGATTTGCTGATGAGGAGAGTGATACCGTAAGAACAAGTGGGAAGTACATTAGTCTAGAAATGAGGAAGTGCAAAGAACCTACTTTAGAAGCTTGGATAGAACCAGTGATGGAGCtaacaagcaaaggaagaagcCTTCAAAAGCAACGCTCAAAGCACAAAAAATCAAGGAGTGGAGCCAGCAAAGGCTATGGCAACGCGAATGTATTCTGTATCAATGGAACCTCAGGCATAGGGAAGACAGAGCTTGCCTTGGAATTTGCCTATCGATATGCTCAGAGATACAAGCTGGTTCTGTGGATTGGTGGTGAAGCAAGGTGCTTCAGGCAGAACATTTTGAATTTGTCAATGGACTTGGGTCTGGATGTCAGTGCAGAGGGAGAAAAGGAAAGAGGGAGGATAAGGAGCTTCGACGAACAAGAGTTTGATGCATTCCAAAGGGTAAAGAGGGAGCTCTTCCGAGATATCCCTTACTTGCTGGTCATCGACAATCTTGAAACAGAGAAGGAATGGTGGGAAGGGAAAGACCTGCATGATCTGATTCCGAGGAACACTGGAGCTACCCATGTGATCATCACGACGAGGCTATCCAAGGTTATGAGCTTCGAGCCAATGCAACTTCCACTGCTTTCCTTGGCCGATTCACTACTTATACTTAGAGGCAGAAGGAAGGAGTACTCGGTTCAGGAGATCGAAGTGCTAAAAAAATTCGATGAGAGGTTGGGGAGGTTGAGCTTTGGGTTGTCAGTAATCGGTTCCCTTCTTTCTGAGCTGGCTGTTTCACCATCCGAATTACTCGAAGCAATTGACAGGATCTCCCTTAACGACAATACTTTTTCTTTGGGTGGTAGTGAGGATGTTTTCTGCAGGAACAACACTTTCTTAATGAAAGTCCTCGTGTTTTGCTTTGCAGCACTGGATCGAGCTAAGGGAAGAAGCCTTGCATCGAGAATGGTCCTCACTGGTGCATGGTTTGCTTCTGCCCCAGTTTCTTCAACCATATTAGCAGCTGCTTCTAATAATTTACCCACAAAAGGAAGCTTCCATCAATGGGGGAAAGGTCTCACGATCGCTTTCTTATGTGGCTCGAATTGCTGCTTAGCACCCCAAGCTCGGAAAAATGAAGTGGAGTCTGCTCTCCTGCTGGTAAAACTAGGCCTGGCAAAGGGAACAATGAGACAGCCGGGATGCTGGATCCAGTTCCACCCGATCACCCAAATGTTTGCCAAGATGAGAGGGGGGCTGCCACCGGCCAAGGCCATGGTCCATGGAGTCATGAAGGTTGGTAACGCTGCAACGAACTTAGACCATCTATGGGCTTCAGCATTCCTCATCTTCGGGTTCAAATCAGAACCCCCTCTCGTTCAGCTCAAACCAGGCGACATGGTCTTCTTCATAAAAAAGACCGCACTTCCATTAGCAATTCGGGCATTCATGACCTTCTCGAGGTGCAATTCAGCTTTGGAGCTCCTGAAGGTATGCACGAATGTGCTCGAGGAGGTGGAGAAATCATTTGTGTCACAGATACAGGACTGGCACCGAGGTTCCTTGTGCTGGAAAAATCGGCTCCATTCTAACCAGAAGGTGGATGAATATGTCTGGCAAGATGTGACTCTCCTCAAAGCCACATTGCTTGAGACTCGAGCGAAGTTGCTGCTGAGAGGAGGGCTTTTTGATAACGGGGAAGAATTATGCCGAACTTGTATTAGTATTAGGACTGTCATGCTTGGCCATAACCATCTTCAGACTTTGGCTGCTCAAGAAACGCTAGCCAAGTTGGTCAGGTATAGAAGTAAGATATGAAGCTAGCTATGGACATGTAAAATGTGTATCGTATCGCTTCGGCTTACTTGACCTCTACATTCACCTCATTCTCAGTTTTGTTCTCACATACTTTGTTAGTAATGTCTAGCTTAAGATCTGTGATGAATAACAAAACTCGATCAGTTCTATACAACCAGTGGTGCAGAGTTAAAATTATCGCACAAAGTATCGTATTCATGTGTTATATAGTTGATATGGGTTGCAAATCTAAAGCAGTAAAACATAGACAGTGAGTGACCTTTCAAAGCTTGTTTTCTGGTTTTGATTGGAAGATACTCTATTTTGAATACAAAAATAGTCCGACATTGCTTAGCTTTGTTCTTCTTTTCCGACTACATTTCGTTATCAATTATGAATCCACTTTTGAGAAACTTGAACATGTTCAGTCACAATGCTTTCTTGATAATTCTCACTTGAGCCATGCAAATGCAACTGCAGTATATTTGCTGACACATTAGGATTTAAATTGAGAATCTCCAGTTCATCATGTTTCCATGACTCATTAGCAACTCATAATTTTTTGCCTCTGGCTTCCTTCTTTGCTAGTCTGAGTGTCATGTAACCAGGGAATGAAGGTGGTGGTAGCAGGACAAAAGCAATGAAGTTGGAGCAAAGTACTGAGCAACATTCAAGATGCCAGATTTCAACATTGCTGACAACTGAACATGGGATTGCATCAGGATACCAATGAACATAAATGATCTTTCTGAGACCTTGCTGACACTCGAACAGCACTGAGCTGATCAAATCAGTGGCCTAAGTAGCAACAAGTGTCTGGGGTGAGCTGATTTTTAGGGTTTGGACTCTAGTGAACCTTGGGATGCTTTTGGAATTAGCTGCATTTTGCCAGTTATCTTTCCTCACTTCCAATCCAGTGATCTATGTGCTTATTATTCTCTTCATACCCTTGGCAATTCAAAAAACAGTGTTGATTCCATATGCACCAGAAGATGCAGGtgcttattttctttttcttagtgAAATATCAGACTTCAATTTTCATTTCTCTTCaaaaaggaagatttttttttctttctttctttaaggAATTAACTGCTGTTTTCTTGAGGCCAAGCTCATAAATTTGCACCAAAATGTTTTTAGATATGAAACCAGGCTGTCTTCTCTTTGGGAAGATCTAAGGAGTTGTGGGTCAACAATCATGCTATAACCAcatatcttttttttgttttctcctttcCATGTGAACCAATGTGCAAAACTATGACTTGCAAGCATCCATAAACAATTAGTCAGACAAATCTAAGATCTAAGGCTGCCTCCTCCAACACATTGACCTTGCAGTTTGGCAACTCCAAAACACTAATGCCATTTAGAAGTCATACATGGCAACTCCAAGCACCTTTTATTCTCTGGTCCACATATTTGTTGTGTTCACAGAACCACTAGCTGCAGAAGAATTTACAAGGTACACATTGCTCACAAGAGAAACCTTTCACTGATCCTAAAAGATGCCTCTGCAATGTTCCTAATGCTCTCACAAGTGAGAAAGCATATTGGTTTTTCCTCTGCTGTCTTTATTCTCCCTGTTACttcatttttcttggtacttcaATAAATCTTGTTAAGAATGCTACATGCATTTATTTTCTGAACCCTGTCACTTGTGTGCTCCAGGAAGTAAATGATTCATGTGGAAGGACTGACTGATCATATGAGAGGTTGATTTGATAGCTGCGGCTCTGAACTTGATAACATATGTTCTCATTAATCTCAGTAGAAAACATCAGCAGCAGAGGCAGAGAATATAATTAGGTCACTGATTTAGGGACAGTAGACCAGGCAGACTAGGTTGAAAATTTTGATGCAGTGTGAAAATgtgtggaaaaaaaaagaaatatttatgggataattttcttatataattttttttttgacaatttaTCTAAAAgtcttaataataatattttactgTATGATGTCCCCATATTTAGtttttactaaaatttttaaatatcagTGATATCTTTAAACTTGGGTCGATCCTTTTTATTAAATCAGAGGGTGTGATTCAAATCTGATCAATCCAATCTGAGATTCAATTCAAGTCTAATCCATTCGAGTCGGATCTTGTGAAGCAGATTGGATTACGTTTAAGGTAAATAATAAAGAGGGTACATAAGAGTTAGACCAAATAAGTATATCCTTAATATAAGCGATGATGACCAACGCTCCTCTCCTCCTCCCGGTGGTGAACTTTGATAGCAACATTACCTAACGATGACAACCCTATCTCTTCTTCGATCGAGAATGATAATGTATCCGTTAGTGGCATCATATCATCTAGCATCGAGTCGATCATCTCTTTTTCGATGTATTGAATGTGGCATTGACTTTGTCGACAACATCATTGAGCATCATGCCGTCGACATCATTGAGCAGCGGATCTCTTTCATCGCCGCTACAAATTTATGTTATTACTTTCATTGAGCATTAAGCCGTCAACATCATTGAGCAATCTCTTTCATTCGAAATTGAAATCAAAACCGATTAGACTCGGATCTGACCTGAGTCAAACCTAGGTTTGGGTTCGATTAGATCTATCGGTGTCCGGACCTTGGTTCGACCCGATCAGGATCTATTGGTTCGGGCTCGACGAAGAGTCGACCCGGTTCAGAGAAGCCGGCATTAGTTCGACTCGGCCGAGTGAGGGGTCAATGCGGCCTTGCACTTGCGGCTCATGCGCGGCCCAGGCGTTGCAGCCCAATTTGCACGTAACTACGAAAATAGATGCTATTATTCTTTGTCGTAATTAGCTCGTTATAACTTACTTATCCATctcatataaattaataaattgaaCAAAATAATTAGGTTATTACTTCCGGATATTACAAAAGGTGCTCTTCC from Musa acuminata AAA Group cultivar baxijiao chromosome BXJ1-3, Cavendish_Baxijiao_AAA, whole genome shotgun sequence encodes the following:
- the LOC135620072 gene encoding uncharacterized protein LOC135620072 isoform X1, producing the protein MDKPIPAEAPHDLPITDVFPYSTEPNTKILTIKIAGPSSENGEKSVPISPSISISPHLNSPSPPSSAFVSALQSPYISPRALEPPSENNTVPTTTVPSPVSYSGSHSDDIPSTSYTPPSERYDFVADQIDQKPKFSDAAPPRISFSFPVPRISFTKCSDSPSSNAKLRSCDVYIGFHGLNNNLSRFCKWLKSELELQGIASFVADRERYSDTQRHEIADRVICSATFGVIVVTPSSFLNPLSVEEIRFFAQKKNLIPLLFDTEHSEIMSLFDGRLEDKECREAFEGLTRCNEFKLETNDSNWRSCIVKAAGILKSKLGRKSSTVKENGVSEELPFPRNRHFGGREKELTEIEAAFFGCCEVHEIEYPNHALVKAGSSDGFADEESDTVRTSGKYISLEMRKCKEPTLEAWIEPVMELTSKGRSLQKQRSKHKKSRSGASKGYGNANVFCINGTSGIGKTELALEFAYRYAQRYKLVLWIGGEARCFRQNILNLSMDLGLDVSAEGEKERGRIRSFDEQEFDAFQRVKRELFRDIPYLLVIDNLETEKEWWEGKDLHDLIPRNTGATHVIITTRLSKVMSFEPMQLPLLSLADSLLILRGRRKEYSVQEIEVLKKFDERLGRLSFGLSVIGSLLSELAVSPSELLEAIDRISLNDNTFSLGGSEDVFCRNNTFLMKVLVFCFAALDRAKGRSLASRMVLTGAWFASAPVSSTILAAASNNLPTKGSFHQWGKGLTIAFLCGSNCCLAPQARKNEVESALLLVKLGLAKGTMRQPGCWIQFHPITQMFAKMRGGLPPAKAMVHGVMKVGNAATNLDHLWASAFLIFGFKSEPPLVQLKPGDMVFFIKKTALPLAIRAFMTFSRCNSALELLKVCTNVLEEVEKSFVSQIQDWHRGSLCWKNRLHSNQKVDEYVWQDVTLLKATLLETRAKLLLRGGLFDNGEELCRTCISIRTVMLGHNHLQTLAAQETLAKLVRYRSKI
- the LOC135620072 gene encoding uncharacterized protein LOC135620072 isoform X2, yielding MNTQLRPLSLQSPYISPRALEPPSENNTVPTTTVPSPVSYSGSHSDDIPSTSYTPPSERYDFVADQIDQKPKFSDAAPPRISFSFPVPRISFTKCSDSPSSNAKLRSCDVYIGFHGLNNNLSRFCKWLKSELELQGIASFVADRERYSDTQRHEIADRVICSATFGVIVVTPSSFLNPLSVEEIRFFAQKKNLIPLLFDTEHSEIMSLFDGRLEDKECREAFEGLTRCNEFKLETNDSNWRSCIVKAAGILKSKLGRKSSTVKENGVSEELPFPRNRHFGGREKELTEIEAAFFGCCEVHEIEYPNHALVKAGSSDGFADEESDTVRTSGKYISLEMRKCKEPTLEAWIEPVMELTSKGRSLQKQRSKHKKSRSGASKGYGNANVFCINGTSGIGKTELALEFAYRYAQRYKLVLWIGGEARCFRQNILNLSMDLGLDVSAEGEKERGRIRSFDEQEFDAFQRVKRELFRDIPYLLVIDNLETEKEWWEGKDLHDLIPRNTGATHVIITTRLSKVMSFEPMQLPLLSLADSLLILRGRRKEYSVQEIEVLKKFDERLGRLSFGLSVIGSLLSELAVSPSELLEAIDRISLNDNTFSLGGSEDVFCRNNTFLMKVLVFCFAALDRAKGRSLASRMVLTGAWFASAPVSSTILAAASNNLPTKGSFHQWGKGLTIAFLCGSNCCLAPQARKNEVESALLLVKLGLAKGTMRQPGCWIQFHPITQMFAKMRGGLPPAKAMVHGVMKVGNAATNLDHLWASAFLIFGFKSEPPLVQLKPGDMVFFIKKTALPLAIRAFMTFSRCNSALELLKVCTNVLEEVEKSFVSQIQDWHRGSLCWKNRLHSNQKVDEYVWQDVTLLKATLLETRAKLLLRGGLFDNGEELCRTCISIRTVMLGHNHLQTLAAQETLAKLVRYRSKI